One Fuerstiella marisgermanici DNA window includes the following coding sequences:
- a CDS encoding class I SAM-dependent methyltransferase: MKKAVSKWRSAAKSKVRRFAEFGGIREQPLNQYQSSVKKLYDGPQGAVLKFSSILSLHEPLMGQLFKSGRFDSSRFDRILDVGSGAGQIIRHLLQTAQPDAEIVGFDLSAEMLRRARERLDSDRPFFVAADMMQMPFRDNSFDCVTCGYVLEHIPDPLPGLSEFARVLKPGGVALLLVTEDSISGLLTSHTWKCRTFSRGELRDACDRVGLEWDRELWFTRFHEVMKMGGILVEVVKR, encoded by the coding sequence GTGAAGAAGGCAGTATCGAAGTGGCGTTCAGCAGCAAAAAGCAAGGTGCGTCGGTTTGCGGAATTTGGCGGAATTCGGGAGCAGCCGTTAAACCAGTATCAGAGTTCAGTTAAAAAACTGTACGACGGGCCTCAGGGCGCCGTGCTGAAGTTTAGCAGTATCCTGTCGCTTCATGAACCTTTGATGGGCCAGCTTTTTAAGTCTGGCCGATTCGATTCGTCACGTTTTGACCGCATTTTGGACGTGGGATCCGGAGCCGGTCAGATCATTCGGCACCTGCTTCAGACCGCTCAACCCGACGCAGAAATTGTCGGATTCGACCTGTCCGCAGAAATGCTGCGGCGAGCTCGCGAACGATTGGATTCCGATCGCCCGTTCTTTGTGGCGGCCGATATGATGCAAATGCCGTTTCGAGATAACTCGTTCGACTGCGTCACCTGTGGCTACGTGCTGGAACACATACCGGACCCGCTGCCAGGCCTGTCGGAGTTCGCTCGCGTACTGAAACCAGGCGGCGTGGCTCTGCTGCTTGTCACAGAAGACTCGATCTCCGGGCTGCTCACCAGCCACACCTGGAAGTGCCGCACATTTTCACGCGGCGAATTGCGAGACGCCTGCGATCGTGTGGGCTTGGAATGGGACCGCGAACTGTGGTTCACGCGGTTTCATGAAGTCATGAAAATGGGTGGCATTCTGGTGGAAGTCGTCAAACGCTAG
- the rpiB gene encoding ribose 5-phosphate isomerase B has product MRIAIASDHRGFQMKNRLIQLVQSLGHDVTDFGPDSTDSVDYPDFAQHVCEGITSGDYDRGVLICGTGIGMCITANKFDGIRAANCNDSVTAEYSRLHNDVNVVCLSADQLSDQLADQILQIWLKAEFEGGRHARRLDKIAEIEKSPSAELTPGA; this is encoded by the coding sequence ATGAGAATAGCCATCGCCAGCGATCACCGTGGCTTTCAGATGAAAAACCGACTGATTCAGTTGGTTCAAAGTCTGGGTCATGATGTCACCGACTTCGGCCCTGATTCGACGGATAGCGTCGATTACCCCGACTTCGCACAGCACGTTTGCGAAGGAATCACGTCTGGTGACTACGATCGTGGTGTGCTGATCTGCGGTACGGGTATCGGCATGTGTATCACGGCTAACAAGTTCGACGGAATCCGAGCGGCCAATTGCAACGACAGTGTGACGGCCGAATACAGTCGTCTGCACAACGACGTCAATGTCGTCTGTCTTTCGGCCGACCAACTCAGTGACCAGCTGGCCGATCAGATTCTGCAGATCTGGTTGAAAGCCGAATTCGAAGGTGGTCGCCACGCTCGGCGATTGGACAAGATTGCAGAGATTGAAAAATCGCCGTCTGCCGAACTCACGCCAGGTGCTTGA
- a CDS encoding lipoate--protein ligase family protein, whose amino-acid sequence MNDPLPPCQLHVDAIPQTGQRNMQLDGEMLQQVVDDESTSIVRIYRWDQPTVSLGYFQKHDEHTDPRLQQCDRVHRVTGGGAILHDDELTYSCAVPAVHPIRSHPTELYCDVHSAIVSVLHTCGATCAMRKDTAPSAVDPNADEPFLCFLRADPRDVVLQGHKILGSAQRRRKGAILQHGSILLRHSTLTPEIPGIIDLCPDFDVVQFTELLPKAVARAVANDIC is encoded by the coding sequence TTGAACGATCCTCTGCCGCCGTGCCAACTGCATGTCGACGCGATTCCGCAAACCGGCCAGCGGAACATGCAGCTCGACGGCGAAATGCTGCAACAGGTCGTGGATGATGAATCCACTTCCATCGTGCGCATCTACCGTTGGGATCAGCCCACTGTTTCGCTGGGCTACTTCCAAAAGCACGATGAACACACCGATCCTCGGTTGCAGCAATGTGATCGAGTTCACCGCGTCACTGGTGGTGGTGCGATCCTGCACGACGACGAATTGACTTACTCGTGCGCCGTCCCGGCCGTTCATCCGATCCGCAGCCACCCAACGGAATTGTACTGCGACGTACACTCAGCAATTGTCAGCGTGCTACATACGTGCGGTGCGACCTGTGCGATGCGGAAGGACACCGCACCATCAGCGGTCGATCCCAATGCCGACGAACCGTTCCTGTGTTTTCTTCGAGCCGACCCGCGTGATGTCGTTCTCCAGGGACACAAGATTCTCGGCAGCGCCCAACGCCGGCGCAAAGGGGCCATTTTGCAGCACGGAAGCATTCTGCTTCGGCATTCAACATTGACTCCGGAAATCCCCGGCATCATTGATCTCTGCCCCGATTTTGACGTCGTTCAATTTACGGAACTGCTACCGAAAGCAGTCGCGCGGGCGGTCGCCAACGACATTTGCTAA
- a CDS encoding low molecular weight protein arginine phosphatase has translation MRVLFVCTGNTCRSPMAEAVFRRLASNRLDCHEQKLLDHKIDVLSAGVAAADSAPAAAEAIRVLGDRGIDLSNHLSQQVTNEMLEKSELVLTMTASHLEVLRNARPDLADRMRVLRPDGGDISDPIGGGLTEYQDCADEITSCLDSLLDDLIKKDTPGK, from the coding sequence TTGCGAGTACTCTTCGTCTGTACAGGTAATACGTGTCGTAGCCCGATGGCTGAGGCCGTTTTCAGAAGGCTGGCCAGCAACCGGCTGGACTGTCACGAACAGAAATTGTTGGATCACAAGATCGACGTGTTGTCGGCCGGCGTAGCGGCTGCCGACAGCGCTCCGGCGGCTGCTGAGGCGATTCGTGTCCTGGGAGACCGGGGAATCGATCTTTCAAATCACCTCAGTCAGCAGGTGACCAATGAAATGCTGGAAAAATCAGAATTGGTGCTGACAATGACAGCGAGCCATCTCGAAGTTCTTCGAAATGCACGGCCGGATTTGGCAGACCGAATGCGAGTGTTGAGGCCGGATGGGGGCGATATCTCCGATCCGATCGGCGGCGGATTAACTGAATACCAGGATTGCGCCGACGAGATTACCAGTTGTCTGGATTCTCTCCTCGACGACTTAATCAAAAAGGATACCCCGGGCAAATGA